In one window of Phalacrocorax aristotelis chromosome W, bGulAri2.1, whole genome shotgun sequence DNA:
- the FKBP8 gene encoding peptidyl-prolyl cis-trans isomerase FKBP8: MASSGEESRSSSPDWAGTGTEPSPTADAAQLDTAEDFEVLEGGEEEDDEDLSELPPLEDVGRPLAPPREDPQPSEQGSGEVAEDPQEWLDVLGSGLLKKKTLVLGQGVDSRPRKGQDVTIRLKAMLEDGSVVEENPALTFTLGDCDVLQALDLCVQLLEMGETALIVSDAKYCYGAQGRSPDIPPNASLTLEVELLAAQDAPDLELLSGKEKIELANRKRERGNFFYQQADYVLAINSYDIALKIIGSSSKVDFSPEEEAELLDVKVKCLNNLAASQLKLDHYEAALKSCNLVLQHQPGNIKALFRKGKVLAQQGEYRDAIPILKAALKLEPSNKTIHAELSKLVKKHADQKNVETEMYRKMLGNPSATGTPGKYKDKLPWSIPWKWLFGATAVALGGVALSVVIAARN; the protein is encoded by the exons ATGGCCTCCAGCGGGGAGGAATCGAGGAGCAGCTCCCCGGACTGGGCAGGCACCGGCACCGAGCCGTCACCAACAGCCGACGCCGCTCAGCTGGACACGGCGGAGGATTTCGAGGTCCTggaagggggggaagaggaggacgACGAGGACCTGAGCGAGCTGCCCCCACTGGAGGACGTGGGCAGGCCACTGGCCCCGCCGCGGGAGGACCCCCAGCCATCGGAGCAGGGCTCAGGGGAAGTGGCTGAGGACCCCCAGGAGTGGCTTGATGTTTTGG GGAGTGGCTTGCTCAAGAAGAAGACGCTGGTGCTGGGCCAGGGGGTGGACAGCCGTCCCCGCAAGGGCCAGGATGTGACCATCCGCCTGAAGGCTATGCTGGAGGATGGCAGCGTTGTGGAGGAGAACCCTGCCCTCACCTTCACGCTGGGGGACTGCGATGTCTTGCAG GCTCTGGACCTGTGTGTGCAGCTCCTGGAAATGGGAGAGACGGCTTTGATTGTGTCAGATGCAAAGTACTGCTACGGCGCTCAGGGCAG GAGCCCTGACATCCCACCCAACGCGTCTCTCACCCTGGAGGTGGAGCTGCTGGCGGCTCAGGATGCGCCAGACCTGGAGCTGCTCAGCGGCAAGGAGAAGATAGAGCTGGCCAACCGCAAGCGGGAACGCGGCAATTTTTTCTACCAGCAGGCAGATTACGTGCTGGCCATCAATTCCTACGACATTGCCCTCAAGATCATCGGCTCTAGCTCGAAAG TCGACTTCAGCCcggaagaggaggctgagctgCTGGACGTGAAGGTGAAATGTCTCAACAACCTGGCAGCCTCTCAGCTTAAATTGGACCATTATGAGGCAGCCCTGAAGTCCTGTAACCTtgtcctgcagcaccagccaggGAACATCAAGGCTCTCTTTCGAAAGGGCAAG GTCCTGGCTCAGCAGGGCGAATACAGAGACGCCATCCCCATCTTAAAGGCGGCGTTGAAGCTGGAGCCTTCAAACAAG ACCATCCATGCTGAGCTCTCCAAGCTGGTGAAGAAGCATGCGGACCAGAAGAACGTGGAAACAGAGATGTACAGGAAGATGCTCGGGAATCCCAGCGCCACCGGCACCCCGGGGAAGTACAAAGACAAGCTGCCCTGG TCCATCCCCTGGAAGTGGCTTTTCGGTGCAACAGCTGTCGCGCTCGGCGGCGTGGCCTTGTCCGTGGTCATCGCGGCGAGGAACTAA